ataacttgaattgactatatatttttttaaaagttcaataataaatcaattatttaggtaggtactgttTTTCATGTCAATAAATATCCTAAAAAgggttaaattgtattaatatttactaatatatttatacaattcactaccaaaattataatgttaagtcTACACctcatttactttattattttatattctttttaattaatcttctattttatgacttataatTTTGTCTTTGTCCTTGACCACTGGACTATTAGATGGTCTTGAAAACCAaagactataaaataaatgtatggttTAGTGCTGAGAGAAATAACATGTTAAATATACATCTGGTAGGTATTcagttgtaaaatttaaaacaaggctatttacaaatttaaatttattgtaattttacttGACTTTCTTatgattatacctataaaaatattttttaaatgtttaattatatttaaattatttgattagtttaataataaaaaaaaaaattgttagacATCTTGATAAGAcagatgtaatttaaaataaatattttataagctaaaaatacccagttcattaattttattaaattagatatattttaaacaaaaatatagaatttaatttacatagtgaattttgactttttattattatcaaatatcataaatctcatttgaaattatatagacCACTAAAACTCAGAAcacttatatgtatttaatttatcaaaaataatgtgacATTGCCTTCAAccactttaaattttacaatcataattttatcagCAATTGACAGTTATTATCATGGATTAttctgtattaatatttattatattgattcatataagtaataaaaaaattataaatcatagagAAAATTAGAAGTTGAAAGTCTACTCTTGAACCCCAAGATTACAGAAGAACTAGTAAATAATCAAAGTATTAcatatcacaaaataaaacatctaatttttagtatattatattttcaaccactccaatataaataaataatatattaacatattataaatttcagcACCAAACAATCATACCATACTAGTCacattacaaataatacaatgatgtatgtattttaaaattaatagaaattaaacagtaaataaaaatattgtaaatacttactataatCTGCTTGGGCGTTTAACGTAATAacgtaatacaatttaattcattCTAAATACTGTAACAACAGGATGCTcatctttaattatattatgatttattatgttttatatatatttgtatataaagaataatataatatttataaataaataaattttaaaaaaagcaaacaaaatgtatttaatatgacatggttttttttgcacacacatataaatatattatgcaaaagtaaataatgaataaacaaaacattaaagGTAGGTGAGTATTAGTTTTCTCTTTAGTACATCACATCTAGCTGTCTTTTCCACAatagtctttttttttaaatatatacactttgttaaataatattatggtttccAACTatcattaaactttaaataatcaatacaatttaaaaaatatttaagtcaatAGTCTATAAATCAATAGTTTAACTTAGATAACTtcattgttgttaaaaaatggACTTGATTCCATAAAAGAGAAAATAACCACTTCACGTGTacctcaaaaaataattaaatcttttcAACCAATAATggttataacataaaacaatatgaaaGATGCAATACTAAAATGAGCGACAAATGTCATGACAATCGACATGAGgccatttttttaacattacacATGATTGGCTTGTGCCAGGGTCGTTTAGATGGATCATTGACATCATCGATGGGAACTGATGTACTGCCATTTGGTCGatctgaattatatattaaataattaatacaactcGGTAAGTTTATACCATttcatttgttatatttaagattattacctttaattaattgttctgTTATATACTCTTCTTCATTTTCAGAAGGCGTTTCGCatgaatgataattaaataagtacggCAATACAGTCATGTTATGCATGAAATCACCACGCAAAGGAGGAAAAGGTACTTTTTCAGATGTTCTTGGATGTCTACAAACAAACCacctaaacaataaaaaaaacatataaacatatGTATGAAAGtacagatttattttaaacattcaaaaaaCGTCAATGaaggaaaaaaaagtaatattttaattaaattaaattttaagttaattttataaatgaggTAAACtaagaattatatataattctaatataattatgaacaatattcaaggaaaaaataattttttgaaatacatattaaaaaacaatacaaatttgaacctttcaatactatattattttttatataataaaatgttataaatgtcaacttatcaaaatataccaCCCACTAACcactaataaattttttatttgtagataaagaaataatattaatatctttaattactcgtatataatatgtttttaaatgtttacacaaaaaaaaaaaattatttatttatatttataagttttatatatacaaatattaactttttcttaTATAGACTTATTTAGGAATATTCAGTAATTGAGTAATGGGATAGTTAAactaggtaaatatatttatatttagtccATTCTGAAAAATTAAGTCATTTAGTTGGGTTGCTAACAATCGTTATTTCTATATCACCCCCTCCCACCCTCAAATcccgataaatattattttattattacgttgagtaaatattgatttattttttttacatttgtacAAACAACAAAAGatatcaataattgttatgCAATCGATTGCTGTTAAtgagtgtaataatataacggcAATGTTTGAAAAAGCTTAAGTTAATTCTAAAATCTGATATGAGTTCTAATGagttaaaaactaatacttcAATTCGAAAAAGCAAACAATTTTACGgctctaattttataataatataaaaataaattatcaatatctaccataaatacaataaaaaattactttgatTTGTTCTATAAAACctgcattaaataatttattaagtcatTTTGACTATGAATCctcatcattaaaaaaataaaatccactTCAAAAAATCAGAGTTATtactttatcaaaatattataaaagtaatttataatatttaagttagttAATgtgatttctttaaataagatattttaaaaatttgtgatTTTAAGCTATATcttaacttgaaaaaaatcaacagtttacaaaaaattgaaaaacttttaacatacaaaaattaaaaaatattattagaatttattctaaatatacCATCATCTAATTCCCATATGAAGCTTATCTGTAATGAAACTTAAATAGACAGAACAGATGCCTGTCGATTTGATAAAAAGagaataggtatatgatatcattaaaaataccaCATTCTAAAAATAGTTCTTGTTCTGATTTCATGAATttagtaacaaaaaattatttttttttttttttacacactaCCAAGAGTTTAGGAAAatataattggaaaaataaataatttcacatttataattaatattacctaatacctatttttaaattacttttttcattataaatcatttcattaattatttatataatcatacaaaataaactaatatctacctatgtttttatattacttaaattataatttataagatattgcTTCACTTGTTATTTAAGtgcataaatagttatatattattgttataaattataatatagtatgtctaaaataataatacaaaaatcagaaaacaattttttcatattggaaaaaaatcctgatttttaaaattgaatagttGTCAACCAGTTAGTTAtgcataaaataagtttaatgtttatttgtttattttagaatgATCCATTCtgtatttaaaacactttGTTAACTTACGGATGTGTTTGTATTGTTCTTAAGGTAAATCTTTTCTTTGGATCTTTTTTAAGCATTCCAACTAGCAAAGATCTCAAAGGTTCTGTCACGAAGCTTGgaatttgtatattacatttcCCAATAGCttcaaataatctataaacattATCACCTTCAAATGGATATTCTCCTGTAACTAAATtataccttaaaaaaaaaaataataattgattttgttattattatataacatttttataattcattaatattcatacaatGTAACACCACTGCTccaaatatctattttaaagcCAGAGTACTCATCAGCTCCATTTGCTATTTCAGGCGGTTGAAATGCTGGTGAACCTTGACTAGACGCACATATACCTTCTGGATCAAAGGGTGACAATgcctaaaaattgtaattaacaacattttaatatagatacaaattttacaattatattttcaacatacCTCAGCAGTTCCAAAGTCTGATATCTTAAGTGTTTCATCAAGTGTGAGCAATAAATTCCCTGGTTTGATatctttatgaattataccacGGCTGTGTAAATATTCTAGTCCATTTATTAATTGACTAAAGTAGCTAataccacataatattaaacaacataaagttattttctcaatactatttttaactaggtaactcaataataaaatacatacttatGTGCTTGCCAGCATGGAAATTTACTTCCTGGAGAGTGTTCTAGCATATCTTGAAGACCACCAACACAATATTCCAAAAgaagatacattttttctttttcttcatTTACTATCACATCTACTAACTCTATGACATTCAAATGTCTCAATGTTTTTAGAAGTTGAatttcactaaaaaataataataaattttattattatataacaagttgaatatagttaaatatttcattaattttataaagatattgaaaatctattaaataaaatatatttttcaaaaatcttgataatatataatactaaaaacatactattattgtcagtaattcaaaaacaaaatgttattaaaaaataaactatatttctaaaaaataaacaatatttaagctTAAGGAACAGGCACATAGCCAggacttttttaattttatatttaaatacaacaaatgAGGAACTTAACACACTCAATTTTAGTCATCAATTTTCgtactaataatatgaaatatgaaatagaacTGTATgacaacatattttgtaaatatctgAATCATATAGAACAtagatttttgtataaatagttaaagaGGGGATGTTTCCATAACATCCTTCTAGCTACGCtgctgtaataaaataacttatcactagggctaggatttatatgcaataaaaaattgtaaaatatgcattttatttaccaaaatatgcaaaaatatgcaaaacaaatttttattatttctagagtattattatttatcataattcaaaattgtattattattacattaaaatattgaatattagtttatattatatcattattacatgCTACTATAATGtgttgtttcaataattttcaaatacaaacatCCAGCGATTTGAacgtaaaatagatttatactgACTAAAACTCCTTCCCACATCACACGAGGTTATTggtgcatattttaaataatgcgaTTTATCCTGGAGTTAATCAATATCGATTTCttagatagataatatttatactttatatttacaataattcgacggataaaccaaaaattatcgattttatgaaaaaaaacaccatttaaaattaacaataaattataaaaatttgaaaatttaagttaaaaaaagtcaaaattccaaaaatctataaatatgcaattatatgcattgtgttcaaaatatgcaaaaatatgcaaaaataaattggttctaTTTAAACGAGAATAAGCCAAATCGTGGACAAATCTGACAACCATTAAATTTGGACTTAAGGAAAAATACatgcaaatgcatataaatcctagcCCTACTTATCACCATAACAGTACTACTGAAGTATTACCTACCAAGAGTTTATAATCGCTACAAtgattaaaagaataaaatatatcaatatcactacttacattattatgtgtaatatttattattatattaataacgactactaacttaaataaatataaaataaatgaggtgcaacaaaatttcaaattgatatattaacataaagaTTTAAtcacataacaaaaaaatctagtaaggtgaaatataataaaaataatataatataataatatattataaaactatgaaGTTCCTAACTGTttgctaattataataaagtaatttataaatctcaTTAATTCAGTTATTACTTAACACGTCAACTGCGTACGTCTTTTTGCTGTTTTCACCCAGTGCGTATGTCACTTTTCTaacaataacacaaaaaaaattcctaTATGGTCATTGGTCACACATTCAAACagcatataaatacatatttaaaacatgcgttttattatactaaataataatacaattttcaacagAAACAGAACCAATTGTACATTGTTAGTCTTAACtcttaatattagataaagctgacctattataaaatgtaaaaataatacctatctgTGTACGTACAttggttttaatttctaagtataataattcatatataacAAGTATGTCAAATATCTTACATACTTATCGTTCacttaaaaattggaaaaaaaccaAGATACTAACACCACTACAAATGTTCTTGACACTAAGTTTGATGAACGGGAAATTCacttttatatcaataatacctatacaaaattaGTACTGCTGATAGAAAATTGTCTTTTATATGTTTGCAGAATAATGAATGCAGGCGTGACattctcttaaaaaaataagaatattttatttgtaagatTATCTATGCTTTAATATGATCGATAAAAGTGTAGGCATTTTAAAgcttattaaaactaattattactaggaataaaataattattttattacttgagCACATTTTTTTCTCCATTAGGTATTCGTTtgagttttttcttttttaatattttagctgCACAACGAACAAGCGTTTCCGAGTCAAGTACTTCTTTAACTTTACCATAACTACCTTCTCCTAATAAATCGCCCATCACATATTTACCGACTGTTTTACATGGTTTCTTTTGGGCCCGATATACAACTTCATCGGGATCAAACGAGTTGAAAATACCAGTGGACAAACAATCGTTTGCTGACCAATCGGCCGGTACATTTAACAGGTCTTTGAATACATCTTCGTCGTCGTCAATAGCACTCGGCATAACATCCTCGTCAAATTCTGTCTGCTCCATCATCATTACAtcgttttcattaaatatgctacatatacctatttttaaactttaaatctgTAATCTTATTAATACTGTTCGTATTCGACCAAAAAAACTGAAGGATAATTCGATTGTatgataatttgtaaaatagtattatggtTACGACAGTTCAATCACAGATCAACAAACAATTCAAAAACGATTACaatgtttacaaataaaagtaCCTGCATCACAGAACAACAAATATGAACACTCGAGAGTCAGTCTAAT
The DNA window shown above is from Aphis gossypii isolate Hap1 chromosome 2, ASM2018417v2, whole genome shotgun sequence and carries:
- the LOC114125453 gene encoding serine/threonine-protein kinase STK11-like: MMMEQTEFDEDVMPSAIDDDEDVFKDLLNVPADWSANDCLSTGIFNSFDPDEVVYRAQKKPCKTVGKYVMGDLLGEGSYGKVKEVLDSETLVRCAAKILKKKKLKRIPNGEKNVLNEIQLLKTLRHLNVIELVDVIVNEEKEKMYLLLEYCVGGLQDMLEHSPGSKFPCWQAHNYFSQLINGLEYLHSRGIIHKDIKPGNLLLTLDETLKISDFGTAEALSPFDPEGICASSQGSPAFQPPEIANGADEYSGFKIDIWSSGVTLYNLVTGEYPFEGDNVYRLFEAIGKCNIQIPSFVTEPLRSLLVGMLKKDPKKRFTLRTIQTHPWFVCRHPRTSEKVPFPPLRGDFMHNMTVLPYLFNYHSCETPSENEEEYITEQLIKDRPNGSTSVPIDDVNDPSKRPWHKPIMCNVKKMASCRLS